One Microtus pennsylvanicus isolate mMicPen1 chromosome 3, mMicPen1.hap1, whole genome shotgun sequence DNA window includes the following coding sequences:
- the Ctsh gene encoding pro-cathepsin H, translating to MWAALSLLCAGAWLLSAQATAELTVNAIEKFHFKSWMTQHQKTYSSVEYNYRLHTFANNWRKIQAHNQRNHTFKMGLNQFSDMSFAEIKRKYLWSEPQNCSATKSNYLRGTGPYPSSMDWRKKGNFVSAVKNQGSCGSCWTFSTTGALESAVAIATGKMLSLAEQQLVDCAQNFNNHGCQGGLPSQAFEYILYNKGIMGEDTYPYRGRDGHCKFNPQKAIAFVKDVANITLNDEKAMVEAVALHNPVSFAFEVTEDFMLYRKGIYSSTTCHQTPDKVNHAVLAVGYGEQDGVPYWIVKNSWGTQWGDKGYFLIERGKNMCGLAACASYPIPQV from the exons ATGTGGGCCGCGCTGTCGCTGCTGTGCGCCGGGGCATGGCTGCTGAGTGCCCAGGCCACCGCCGAGCTGACCGTGAACGCCATAG aaaagtTTCACTTTAAGTCATGGATGACACAG caCCAGAAGACATACAGCTCGGTGGAGTACAACTACAGACTGCATACGTTTGCCAACAACTGGAGGAAGATACAAGCCCACAACCAGAGGAATCACACATTTAAAA TGGGATTGAACCAGTTTTCAGACATGAGCTTTGCTGAAATAAAACGCAAATATCTCTGGTCAGAGCCTCAG AATTGTTCAGCCACCAAAAGTAACTACCTCCGTGGTACTGGCCCCTACCCCTCCTCCATGGACTGGCGGAAGAAAGGAAACTTTGTCTCAGCAGTGAAAAATCAG GGGTCCTGTGGCAGCTGCTGGACCTTCTCCACCACGGGGGCCCTGGAGTCTGCTGTGGCTATCGCCACCGGGAAGATGCTCTCTTTG GCTGAGCAGCAGCTGGTGGACTGTGCCCAGAACTTCAACAATCATGGCTGCCAAGG AGGTCTACCCAGCCAGGCCTTCGAGTACATCCTGTACAACAAGGGCATCATGGGAGAAGACACCTACCCTTACAGAGGCAGG GATGGTCACTGCAAGTTCAACCCCCAAAAAGCCATCGCATTTGTCAAGGATGTCGCCAACATCACACTC AATGATGAGAAGGCAATGGTGGAAGCTGTGGCACTACACAACCCTGTGAGCTTTGCCTTTGAGGTGACTGAAGATTTTATGCTGTATCGAAAGGGCATTTACTCCAG CACTACCTGTCATCAAACTCCAGATAAGGTCAaccatgcagtcctggctgttgGCTATGGAGAGCAGGATGGAGTACCCTACTGGATCGTGAAAAACTCTTGGGGTACCCAGTGGGGAGATAAAGG gTACTTTCTCATTGAGCGTGGGAAGAACATGTGTGGCCTGGCTGCCTGTGCCTCCTACCCCATCCCTCAGGTATAA